From the genome of Nicotiana sylvestris chromosome 2, ASM39365v2, whole genome shotgun sequence, one region includes:
- the LOC138885827 gene encoding uncharacterized protein: MTIKLVVGECTLNVVSAYAPQVGLDEEIKRPFWEGLDDIVRRIPPSERLFIGGDFNGHIGSSAVGYTEVHGGFGVGERNGGGTSLLDFAKAFDLVIENSSFSKRDEHLVTYKSSIAKTQIDYLLLRRCDRRWGALTKDKAQELEGRLSVMGAWRSSGDTNTMWSTMADCIRKAAREVLGISSGRTGRHKGDWWWSAVVQDKVEAKKVAYLRRELWRGGEESEQ; the protein is encoded by the exons atgactattaaattggtggtgggtgagtgtactttaaatgtcgttagcgcgtacgcgccGCAAGTaggcttggatgaggagattaaaaggcctttttgggaggggttggatgacatCGTTCGTAGGATTCCGCCTTCGGaaaggttattcataggaggagatttcaatggtcatattgggtcatctgcagttggttatactgaggtgcatggcggctttggtgtTGGGGAGAGAAACGGAGGGGgcacttcgttgttggactttgccaaggcattcgatctagtgattgAGAACTCAAGTTTTTCGAAgagggatgaacatttggttacttacaaAAGTTCGAtagcgaagactcagattgactatctcctcctcaggagatgcgacagaag gtggggtgctttgactaaggataaagctcaggAGTTGGAAGGTAGATTATCGgtaatgggagcttggagaagtagtggggataCAAATACTATGTGGTCGACGATGGCTGATTGTATaaggaaggcggcgagagaggtgttagggatatcttcaGGACGCACCGGTcgccacaaaggagactggtggtggagtGCAGTTGTCCAAgataaagtggaagcgaagaaggttGCGTACCTGCGGAGGGAGCTCtggagaggaggagaagagagcgaacaatga